The nucleotide sequence TCCAGTTCTTCTTCCTCAAGATCTCTGGTTTCTTCCATCCCGGATACTCCGCGGGGCTGAATTTTTTCTTCAATAATCATCTTTGTCTCAAGTTTCTTTGCCGGAAAAATTAATCTTTCTTTTGCCTCCTTGCGCTCTTCTCTTGCCGGCTGGGTAAATGTCACTCGGGATATCTTTTCGGCGGGGGACTCTTTCACTTTGGCGGCATCAAAACCAGTGGCCACAACAGTAATGTGGACGTCACCTTTCCTGATTTGATCGTCAATCACCGCGCCGAAAATAACCTTGGCATTAGGATCAATGCTCTCGGTTATAATATTGGCCGCTTCGTTAATCTCAAGCATCGTCAGATCGCTTGAGCCGGATATGTTGAAAAGCACTCCTTTGGCGCCATCAATGGAAAGTTCAAGAAGCGGACTATTGATAGCCGCTTTAGCCGCTTCGGCGGATCTATTTTCCCCACTGGCAATTCCAATTCCCATAAGAGCTGAACCGCTGTCCTCCATAATTGCCCGGACATCGGCGAAATCAACATTGACGATTCCCGTTTTGATAATGAGATCGGAAATTCCCTGCACCCCCTGGCGCAGAACGTCATCAACAATTTTGAAAGCGCTAATCAGAGTGGTCTTTCTGTCAATAATGGAAAGGAGTTTATCATTGGGAATAGTTATGAGGGAGTCAACCCTGTCTTTAAGGTTTTCTAGTCCTTCTTCTGCAATAGCCCGCCGCTGGGCGCCTTCGAAAGCAAAGGGCTTGGTTACTACTGCCACAGTGAGGGCTCCTAATTCCTTGGCTGTTTCGGCCACAATTGGAGCGGCTCCCGTTCCCGTGCCGCCGCCAAGACCGCAAGTTACGAAAACCATATCGGCCCCTTTAAGCACTTCCTGAATTTCATCCCGGTTTTCCTCCGCCGCCTGGCGGCCAATTTCCGGATTCATTCCCGCTCCCAATCCTTTGGTTAAATTTTTTCCGATATGCACTTTTTCCGTAGCTTTAGAATGATGCAGGG is from Candidatus Moraniibacteriota bacterium and encodes:
- the ftsZ gene encoding cell division protein FtsZ produces the protein MAEIKPDIETFARIKVVGVGGSGNAAISRMIDSKIKGVEFVAVNTDAQALHHSKATEKVHIGKNLTKGLGAGMNPEIGRQAAEENRDEIQEVLKGADMVFVTCGLGGGTGTGAAPIVAETAKELGALTVAVVTKPFAFEGAQRRAIAEEGLENLKDRVDSLITIPNDKLLSIIDRKTTLISAFKIVDDVLRQGVQGISDLIIKTGIVNVDFADVRAIMEDSGSALMGIGIASGENRSAEAAKAAINSPLLELSIDGAKGVLFNISGSSDLTMLEINEAANIITESIDPNAKVIFGAVIDDQIRKGDVHITVVATGFDAAKVKESPAEKISRVTFTQPAREERKEAKERLIFPAKKLETKMIIEEKIQPRGVSGMEETRDLEEEELEIPAFIRRKMKK